The genomic interval AGACTTCTCATCGATATATATAATCGCATTTTCTGCACCATATGCAGAAGAGACATCGTGTGGTATGCCGTATCGCATGTCACATGTCGTTTTGAGAACACGAGGCAATGGCGTATTCAAATCTCACTAATTCTCTCGCAACTTTGcatttgttttcgatttttcGATATTTGTTTTTCGAATTACCTGAACAAAAGTTTAGGGTGGGGGTAAAAACCTGGGTTAGGTCGGGTTTCGGGAATCAAACAGGTTTTTAGGGGGCCAAAGAGAGAAATTGGTTTAATAAGGTAATTTAAACTTTGGAAATTAAACTTCATCGACCTGATGTTATTATTTATCTCCTGGGATCCACAGTCATATAACTTTACATTTTGATGTGGTTATAACTGACTTTACTATATGTAATATActgtaaatattaataataatgatgataataatatgatattactaattatcaaaaatgaccTTCTATCATTGGATCCTTTGTTTTCCGGTCATCACTTTCAATCAGATCCCGGTCACCTTTGTTTACAAGGTCACTTATATGTTGACGTAATGACACATTTTCACGTTTTAGCTTTGAGTAGTGTTCAGCAATTCTGTCCTCTGATTGATCATGCTGGCTTACAACTGACTTCATGGCTTTCATTTCATTCTGAAGTATGTCATGTTCCATAGAAATTAATTAAATAgaaatttaaattatatttgTTGTAGATATTGACATCACTGAATCAACATTGTACACAGAATGTTGAATACTAAATTGAAATGAGTATTATGTATCTCGTCTCACAGACAATCCTGTTGTAAATATTATCAAGACATTGCTACAAAGAacatgaacaaaacaaatgacatgaACAATAGAAACATAACATGAGTAAAAGACAAATTACAGTAAATGGTTATAAAGAGTAATAAATCTAAAATCCGAAGGTGACAATTACCAGGATATATGTAAGCCAACGAACAAACCTACAAGGAAATGCAATACTGTAATTTAGACATTGTCCAATGTGATTAATTTCTACATATTGATTTTTAGACAAATGATGAAACAACATAGAATCAAATTGTTCATCGACATCATTTTTTATAATTGACCTTTGTAGATTGTATGACCTACCTGTTTGTTGGTTACATTCCTGGTTCACATCTCCTACTAGATCCAGTCGTCCATTTTGACATATATTACACGTGTTTGTCGGTTGATCTGGCGGTCTATAGCCTATAATAGCAATGGGTAAGAACTTTGAGTATGAAATTGATAGCAcacatgaaatataaatgttcaAAGGTTCAACGAATGCAGTGAATGGGAAAGTctcaattaaaaataaacaacaggAAACAAGTATGTggtaatatacaaatatttcctATATCTATTGGTctaaatttgtcaatttgtaattttaataaaattatgtttttgtaaaaatcaaatAGAGGTATATACCTTCTTTAAGGTATTTCAATTGTGTCAAACAACGTCTATACCTCcatgtttctatggtaacattCAAAGATATTCCAGGTACATCGTAGTGCAGGGGTATTTCTGGCGTGATAATATCGTCCTCAAACAAACTCGTCAAAGTGCCAGAATGCATAAACTCCCTTGTTTCACCAGTTTTATAGTCACGCCAATATCATCAAGATGTCTCGTCACCTTTGGTAGATCACTAATAGATTGTATTTGTTTCAGTATGTTTGAAACATCCTGTCGTATCTTGTCCAAAGGTGTTGAGGATGGAACTGCGGCTTCGATACGAGATACTGTTACACGAATTTCTAGTTCACCTAGAGGGTAAATGAAATGCCTAGCAATACATAGAATGCATGTTTGTGTTTCCAAGTGTTGGAAtaagaaatatacatgtatcacattatCAAGTGATTACTTATATTATtagaatatttaatatttttttgtgataGACACCTGTGAATAATATAAAGTTTtaataatttacaatgtaagCCGAACCgtagaaatatatttcattattctcCTACCTAATTTACTAGCCATAGTGAAAACTTGTAATGAATCTTTATTGTCCTCTCCATGGTTACCGGAGGAGCCGTTTTGTTGACTGTCATCATCCCCCAGATGGCTAGGTGTGTCAGAGGCAACCTGACCACTTTCCAATCCTGGTGTACCATCGCTACTACCCAATAACGGTTCAACTGCGTTACCATCTATGACATGTCCTTCTCCTGTTAAAATCCAAGAAGGGTATAAGTAACAAATCAAGTATGAATCTGAATTTTAATAAATACCGAATGTTTCGAAATCAACAAGAAAAAACCTTTCACGGTATacaccaccacaatcaccaccaccaccaccgaccACCTCCACCACAGTCGACGtattcatgatgatgatgatcatcatcatcatcaacaacaacaacaacaacaacaacaacaacaacaacaacaacaacaacaacagcaacagcaacaacaacaacaacaaaaacaacaacagcagtagcAGCTTTACCGTGGTGGATGGATTAACGTCGCAATCTAAGTAACATCACCCaacaactaaaactattatcatatatacccacaaccacaaccacaaccaccactaTCATTACTACATCACCTCACAATTAATACTGGTTCACAACTTGTCCTCCCCTCCCGTACAATGCCTTAAAGGAATGTAACTCATTGCTTCGTCAGcagtaaatacaaaatgtaatagtACCTGGCTGGGGATCTCCTCTTGCCCTTTGTTCTTGAGAACAGCGATGAAGGAATATCTCCTGAGATTCAGCTATAGCACCATACTTTGCTGATTTATAGAGTTCATCCTTCACTTTGTTTGCCTTTGAACAAGCTCGAGTATAGTTCCTGAGAATCCTCAGAATTTCTCTCCTCCACTTCTCACCAGCTgtgtctttgttttcatttggaCCCACATCACAGACTGGAACAGTCAAAGTTTCTAGATGGGTTTCTACAAACGACGCAAAGCCAGACATTCTTGGTACCAGTGTAGGAATACCGACGGCACAACCTATCAGACCAATCATACAGAATGGATCACTCTTCCCTGAACAGGATAACAACAAATGACATTGGAGTAAACAATTTCGTATCTCTTTCACAGATGATACAGGGGGTAAAAGTGGGAGCTTCAGAAATCTTGAACTGGCCTCATCTATCAGATATCGTCTGCAGTCTTCACATACAGAATCTTCAATACCTCTTAATCTCCATACTGGTTGGTTTGGATCAAACTCATAGGAATCAGCAACTTTGCCCATGGCCTTTGCAACTGCTACTAATTCTCTTACCGCCGGTACATCTGGTACATTGTGCACTGTAAGGACTTCAATGCCATTTTCTAAACTGGTCAAATccttcatattcatcttcagaTCTTCAAACTCACCAACCCATGGAAAGTACAACAAGTGCTTTTCCTTCTGTATTTTGCTCGCATAATACTTGTACACTCTCTCACCCACAGACACAACAAAGGCAGCAGCATCTACATGTTCCATCAACTCGAATTCTTTGGCACGTAATTCAGATGGGATGAAGCTAACGTCATCCGGAATGACATACAGGAAAGGAACGAGACTTGCATCATGGAATATGTCATCCTGGATACTTCTTGCTGCATCAGCTGTTCCATCGTCACACGTGTGACAGATTATCAATGAAATGTCATTGTCTTGTAGTCTTGGAAAGAAATCTTTATGAAGTATCAACCATTCTGAACAAGGAATATAATTTAACCTTGGGTTTGGTTCTGGTAATGTTAGCCTGACACCATACCCTTCGGCATCTGTACGTTCTTCATCACTGGCTTTAAGAACAGTACAATACACCCGGTGACCTTGGTTTACAAGTTTGATGCAAAATTCTCTTTGAATCAGGCACGTAGCTATGTCTTTCTTTGACCACCATTCTTTGCCGACAACTAACACTCCATTGTTGACAGACATTATCTGCACCTAAGGAACATGAAAGAGGTTTAATTTATAATTGTAATTATCCTATAGACTATAACAAATAAACTTGAAAGTGAATTGAAAACCTCAAGTATATAGTGACAAATTTAAATCCCACTTCGTGTTGATTATTAAACGTAGATTGATTGTGTGTGCTATAAAAATAACGTTAATAAATCCGAAAGATGGTACGACTCGAGCCTTACGTGCCCTGAGCGCTAAATGACAACAACTGTATGAACAGAGCTGACTGTCTTTGACAGTGCTACATGTAGTATTGCTAATCTTCTTTTAGTTTCGTAAGATTTCTTGGGAATACCTGATCTAAGATTCACTACACATGTGACTGAAAGAGTTTCTAACTCCTTGAACTATATCTTACGACATGCGATGCTTTCCATGTCACATAGCTATACATTTagaaaatttaacaaatatttttgaaCTGTATATGTAAAAATTTACAATTCTGAAATGATAAATTCCTCTAAATCCCAATATTTAAGGAACACTATTAAAATGTAACGTTGACCACTTGATAATTTCCCTTACACATCCAATACTATTAATTATAGTCAAgtcatttttatcaatatttctgTTGTTTTTGCCATTTCCTCAAACCAATAACCACCATCCAAAATGAACAAGTTTTGCTTACGAAATAAACCTGACAAACTAAGCAATAAACCAGGTGACATAAATTATATGGATGACATAAACCCATTTAGTTAACATAGTACATTTCAGGCGTTATGACCTGAGTGATGTAACCAGAAGTAGGAGTAATGAATAACTATGTTCGACCAGCATACCTAAACATTGATTACAAATTCTGTATTTTGTCAATACCTTGGAAACCAAAGTGTACAATTTcgaaaatattttaatttctctACATAATTATTATGCCGACCTCCGCCCATGAATTACATCCTCTTCAAAGAGTAGAAGATAGGCGGGTATAGAAACTGATGCTCGCATTTGCTTTGATTTTTGTAACATGCAACTAATTGGTTAACTTGATAGTCAAGGCAACTAATctaataattatgcaaatatttaccATTGAATTGTACACAATACCAGAACAACTTTATATTGCATTCGATATTTCACAATCTCTTAAATGATCCAGTTTAGTATTAAGTTTACTCTGATGTGATCCTGATATTTTATGTTGATATTAGTCAGTTGTAAAaccattttaattttgaaatattactgaATTTGGATTTGGCAAACCCGAGTAGTAAGATGAATACTTGACCAATGTTAGTCACACTCAGCACAGGATCACGATAGTCAGATGAATACCTAGCCAATGTTAGTGACAAAAAGCACAGAATCAGGACTTCCCAGATGTATACTTGGCCAATATTAGTCACACTCATTATTTCGAAACTGTATTGGTGTAGTTGGAATCAATTATGGATTAGATAACCACTttatattcattaaaatgttacattacCAATATTTAGATATTCTTCATGTTTACCAGTAATCAATATCATCCAGAAGCAGTGAAGAAACAGGTTGAAGTCGTGATCGCCTATGAGGGCTCTGATTTTTGGGTTCGGACCACATATCAATTTGATATTAtctatcgtgtatacagctccAGAAATACGCTTATTCATAGGTTATGTGATACTGTTAACGGTGTGTGATATTACGAGCAAGTTAACGTACCTAAAATACGTATTTAAAAAAGTTCCAGTTTCAGCTAGTGCATCTTTAATAGTCTGGTTGACATATACTCCGTTCACACTAGGACCTATCCTCCGGAGAATCAGTGACTTAAATTAACTCCGGAGGTAATTTGCGTGTGTGAATGGTCGACTCCGGAGAATCTGTGGATTATTTTACTGCGGAGGTTTTGGTTGATTCAGCTCCGGAGATCCTCCGGAGGAAAGGATTAGCTTGTACTCAGTTGTAGGTGTGAACGCTTTACGCCGGTGTAAGCGCCCTCAATCGGTGTATTGCAGTCATCGCACTAATTTCCCCGGTCAGCAAATTACcatgttgccagctaattagtgcgcaatattgagagttcgatCGACAATTACCGAGCCacatgttcatacatgtattgtaaactgatgtcgccgcgtacttaggcctttcttgtttattaggaTAGTGGTGTGTAGCACCATGGGTgaagtcataaaactttgtccggaagaaaccatttcatgtactggttataagttggcataaacacgtttgtatttatatactcatctttactatcacactttggtaagcttgctaatctttattcagaaccaccaatgtattaaaaaaaacattgaagtcggcaacgaatcataaatattgttattattattgatgtaccacaccacATCATCCCTTCAATGAATCATCCTCCCATGTAACATTTATGTGGTTCACTCAAACTATGTCTTATACtaactgcaataactgtagcgtgtactgtgattttggggttctttcctctgtttttgtacctttttccgttccgatgtttgactggaagcaatcgctacaatttctccaacggtaacgcaaatggccGAGGTCACAGTGAAAAcgccgtttcaaaatgttgctacttttagGTTTTCctgtcgaattgcagagccaaacttacgcgaaatattattaggagaacaagactCGTTAATTTGCTATTCAACCACCACATATTGCCCAAAATTTAACACGTGTGAGATACGTTTTCGTTACGATCTGAAAAGATACCTTATGTTTAGCACACGATGTCTTCGCCACCGTATTTACGGAAACTGctatcaaagaagttgttgccGAGATAGCACAGTAATTTGCGTAAATATTCTCTTCAgattttgtggatttcctttgtattaACTCCCGATTATAAGTTTTAACGGTACATTGTGGCCGACATATGAGCATCACAGCCATATAAGTTCAAACGCTGTGAGcattggaggtacatgtatctgtgaatatatggtttgtgtaaaagttgctATTGATGTCTACGTTTTAGGTACTTGTCCTCGGGTTTTAATTTTACGATATTTCCATCTTGAAGTTTTTTACTGagactgaatgtgaatgtactcgGAAAAGTAATGGGGTGACTGGGGGAACCCGTCCCGTTTTACATGTGCAAGTCAGATGGTGTCACGTAATTAATCTGCAAATAAATGCAGCTATAGTTCTCAACATCACGTAATTACGTACAATTAGTGTTcggtaggatttttt from Glandiceps talaboti chromosome 3, keGlaTala1.1, whole genome shotgun sequence carries:
- the LOC144432731 gene encoding uncharacterized protein LOC144432731, with protein sequence MSVNNGVLVVGKEWWSKKDIATCLIQREFCIKLVNQGHRVYCTVLKASDEERTDAEGYGVRLTLPEPNPRLNYIPCSEWLILHKDFFPRLQDNDISLIICHTCDDGTADAARSIQDDIFHDASLVPFLYVIPDDVSFIPSELRAKEFELMEHVDAAAFVVSVGERVYKYYASKIQKEKHLLYFPWVGEFEDLKMNMKDLTSLENGIEVLTVHNVPDVPAVRELVAVAKAMGKVADSYEFDPNQPVWRLRGIEDSVCEDCRRYLIDEASSRFLKLPLLPPVSSVKEIRNCLLQCHLLLSCSGKSDPFCMIGLIGCAVGIPTLVPRMSGFASFVETHLETLTVPVCDVGPNENKDTAGEKWRREILRILRNYTRACSKANKVKDELYKSAKYGAIAESQEIFLHRCSQEQRARGDPQPGEGHVIDGNAVEPLLGSSDGTPGLESGQVASDTPSHLGDDDSQQNGSSGNHGEDNKDSLQVFTMASKLGELEIRVTVSRIEAAVPSSTPLDKIRQDVSNILKQIQSISDLPKNEMKAMKSVVSQHDQSEDRIAEHYSKLKRENVSLRQHISDLVNKGDRDLIESDDRKTKDPMIEGFTFTLDIKSTKKSERETLMSLPCHFTWKLEEECDRPDKLRVCKYKETTYHPELSPTPHTAMMGYLQVSELRPPEGRDPMAALSWFDKALQDNQKELDSSDDKDGPLGDKLVILADKAWVYHMLGQVDKMGEILQEINQLGGGKLTEKQKAFVFGHKGTAFMYFVKKTCSEGIDSFKRALSVFPKKPDWLVLQCLLQFYCYHRMYDTTAEKYTLSIKECKMSLKRVMEINPNHSYARAILGWVLIKLNTDEAKYEIQEALCRNSKSPWVLHCAGDIYINMKDFDKADEYFCKAMEIIPDSPQYLVGIGDAHIMKYQHGLNSGKKSLSEDLVTASEYYNRALQCSDGVFVDAEQGIGIIKEYQGNYSEAIETYMSMIKTSNDPHYKSEACWYTAGVYEESLSDSVKAMNFFDQTVEHGVEYWCGKNAAKRVIKEMQKVVQSDPDNKDALVKIGDMYNKLNEFETACQYYRQAIQSEMTDEPIQGQI